A window from Chryseobacterium vaccae encodes these proteins:
- a CDS encoding DUF3817 domain-containing protein codes for MEFIEKYFSKYPEEKIIKWFKQICLAEAITCFLLYGVAMIWKRYDDEGLLATIFIIIIGNIHGLFFTLYLLFCIPARRIFKWDDEDFVFALLAAFFPFATVWVDKSLAKKDREQ; via the coding sequence ATGGAGTTCATCGAAAAATATTTCTCAAAGTATCCCGAAGAAAAGATCATCAAATGGTTTAAACAGATCTGCCTGGCAGAGGCTATTACCTGTTTTCTTCTTTACGGGGTGGCGATGATCTGGAAAAGATATGATGATGAGGGTCTTCTGGCTACTATTTTCATTATCATCATTGGAAATATTCACGGTTTATTTTTTACGCTTTATCTTTTATTCTGTATTCCTGCCAGAAGAATTTTCAAATGGGATGATGAGGATTTTGTTTTTGCTCTCTTAGCTGCTTTTTTTCCTTTTGCTACGGTTTGGGTAGATAAATCCTTAGCAAAAAAAGACCGTGAACAATAA
- the nadD gene encoding nicotinate (nicotinamide) nucleotide adenylyltransferase, with product MKKVGLFFGSFNPIHIGHLILANYILENSDMDELWFVVSPQNPFKDKKSLLKDHNRLDMVQLAVKNYPKMRASNVEFSLPKPSYTIDTLTYLHEKYPEYSFSLIMGEDNLDGLHKWKNSDILIQNHHIIVYPRVFEGEKKDSEYLQHENISMIQAPVIELSATEIRNMIKDGKNIRPMLPPEVFEYLDGSSFYK from the coding sequence ATGAAAAAAGTCGGTCTATTTTTCGGTTCTTTTAATCCCATCCATATCGGGCATCTTATCCTGGCGAATTACATACTGGAAAATTCGGATATGGATGAATTGTGGTTTGTGGTAAGTCCGCAAAACCCGTTCAAGGATAAAAAATCTTTACTGAAAGACCATAACAGACTGGATATGGTACAGCTTGCGGTAAAGAACTACCCGAAAATGAGGGCTTCCAATGTAGAGTTTTCACTTCCGAAGCCAAGTTATACCATTGACACCCTTACCTATCTTCATGAAAAATATCCTGAGTATTCTTTCAGCCTGATCATGGGAGAGGATAACCTGGACGGTCTTCATAAGTGGAAAAATTCTGATATTCTGATCCAGAACCATCATATTATTGTTTATCCGCGTGTTTTTGAAGGAGAGAAAAAAGATTCTGAATACCTGCAGCATGAGAATATCTCAATGATTCAGGCACCTGTAATAGAACTTTCTGCAACAGAGATCCGAAATATGATCAAAGATGGTAAAAATATACGTCCAATGCTTCCACCGGAAGTATTCGAATATTTGGACGGAAGCAGTTTTTATAAGTAA
- the recJ gene encoding single-stranded-DNA-specific exonuclease RecJ translates to MSQKWIYKPEPDEEVVDRLSSSLGFGTFESKLLVLRGIDNYQKAREFFKPNLNDIHNPFLMADMQKAVERIANAIENGEKILVYGDYDVDGTTAVALMYLYLSKIVEKKYLDYYIPDRNSEGYGISTEGIDFAKENGFSLIIALDCGIKAIDMVKYAKGLGIDFIICDHHLPGEEIPNAVAVLDPKRSDCRYPFKELSGCGVGFKLCQGLNTIYKIPEAELFELTDLLAISIAADIVSMTGENRVLAKMGLKILRKTRNMGLRLLIPEDKLSHFEISNIVFEIAPKINAAGRISHGKAAVELMVSDNLKHANQIVSDIMNLNDERRELDMNSTLSALNQIIESQQETKHTTIVYHPEWNKGVIGIVASRLIETYYKPTLVFTDGNNGEMVASARSVSDFDVHEALDMCSEYFLKFGGHHAAAGLSMEKEKFDAFKEKFERIVSEKIQDHQKEPSISIDTEIKVDEINRDFINFHRKLAPFGPHNMKPIFTLTNQKLSGYVKTMGKDNNHLKFYIKQEATGRNIECVGFKLGQFAEDFKTRNFDLAFTLEENHWKGNVTHYLNIKDVKFRD, encoded by the coding sequence ATGAGTCAAAAATGGATTTATAAGCCTGAACCCGATGAGGAAGTTGTGGACAGACTAAGTTCGTCACTTGGTTTTGGTACTTTTGAATCTAAACTTCTCGTTCTAAGAGGAATTGACAATTATCAAAAGGCCAGAGAATTTTTCAAACCCAACCTTAACGATATTCACAATCCTTTTTTAATGGCCGATATGCAAAAAGCTGTAGAGCGTATTGCCAATGCCATTGAAAACGGAGAAAAAATACTGGTATACGGAGATTATGATGTAGACGGAACTACAGCTGTAGCCCTGATGTACCTTTACCTCAGCAAAATTGTTGAGAAAAAATACCTGGATTATTATATTCCCGACAGGAATTCTGAAGGGTATGGAATTTCTACCGAAGGTATTGATTTTGCTAAAGAAAATGGCTTTTCACTGATTATTGCTTTAGACTGTGGTATCAAAGCCATTGATATGGTGAAATATGCCAAAGGTCTTGGAATTGACTTCATTATCTGTGACCACCACCTTCCCGGAGAGGAAATTCCGAACGCTGTGGCTGTTTTGGATCCGAAGAGAAGTGACTGCCGGTATCCCTTCAAAGAGCTTTCAGGATGCGGTGTAGGTTTTAAACTATGCCAGGGTCTGAATACTATTTATAAAATTCCGGAAGCTGAATTATTCGAGCTTACCGATTTGCTGGCGATTTCTATTGCCGCAGATATTGTTTCTATGACCGGTGAGAACAGAGTGCTTGCCAAAATGGGATTAAAGATTCTAAGAAAAACCAGAAATATGGGATTAAGATTATTAATTCCTGAAGATAAACTTTCGCATTTTGAAATTTCAAATATTGTTTTTGAAATTGCCCCTAAAATTAATGCGGCAGGAAGAATTTCTCATGGTAAAGCCGCTGTGGAACTTATGGTCTCTGATAATCTGAAACATGCTAACCAGATTGTGAGCGACATCATGAACCTCAACGATGAAAGGCGTGAACTGGACATGAATTCCACACTTTCCGCTCTTAACCAGATTATTGAATCCCAGCAGGAAACAAAACACACCACCATTGTTTATCATCCTGAATGGAATAAAGGCGTGATTGGAATTGTAGCTTCAAGACTGATTGAAACCTATTATAAACCAACATTGGTATTTACAGACGGAAATAACGGAGAAATGGTGGCCTCTGCAAGATCTGTTTCAGACTTTGACGTTCACGAAGCTCTTGATATGTGTTCTGAATATTTCCTGAAATTCGGAGGACATCATGCTGCTGCCGGACTTTCCATGGAGAAAGAAAAATTTGATGCATTTAAAGAAAAATTTGAACGTATTGTTTCGGAAAAAATTCAGGACCATCAGAAAGAACCTTCTATCTCAATAGATACTGAAATTAAAGTTGATGAAATCAACAGGGATTTTATCAATTTTCATAGAAAACTGGCTCCTTTCGGACCTCACAATATGAAACCTATCTTTACACTGACCAACCAAAAACTTTCCGGTTATGTGAAAACGATGGGTAAAGACAACAATCACCTTAAATTCTATATCAAGCAGGAAGCTACGGGAAGAAATATAGAATGTGTAGGCTTTAAACTCGGGCAGTTTGCTGAAGATTTTAAAACCAGAAACTTTGATCTGGCATTTACGTTGGAGGAAAATCACTGGAAAGGAAATGTTACTCATTATCTCAACATAAAAGATGTCAAATTCAGGGATTGA
- a CDS encoding M48 family metallopeptidase, translated as MKKITICLMILGAMHSVSAQKINLGKAAGIVSKGAKALTFTNEDAVKLSKESVEWMDKNNPVAGPKDPYTVRLNKLFGKHKSQDGLNLNYKVYKVKDINAFACADGSVRVFSSLMDIMTDDEILAVIGHEIGHVKNQDTKDAIKAAYMKAAALDAASSASGAVATLNDSQIGQMANAFLDASHSKKQESEADTYSYDFMKANNYNVVGAYSAFKKLALLSEGSTQSGFEKMFNSHPDSEKRAQAIKKRAEKDGLWKDPGTVSIPKTKLTK; from the coding sequence ATGAAAAAAATTACAATCTGCCTTATGATTTTAGGGGCAATGCATTCGGTCTCAGCACAGAAAATCAATCTTGGGAAAGCAGCGGGAATCGTTTCCAAAGGAGCAAAAGCACTTACTTTTACTAATGAAGATGCTGTTAAACTTTCAAAGGAGTCTGTAGAATGGATGGACAAAAACAATCCTGTTGCAGGTCCTAAAGACCCTTACACCGTTCGATTGAACAAGCTTTTCGGAAAGCACAAATCACAGGACGGACTTAATCTGAATTATAAAGTTTATAAAGTGAAAGATATCAACGCGTTCGCTTGTGCAGACGGGAGTGTGCGTGTGTTCTCTTCTTTAATGGATATTATGACAGATGATGAGATCCTTGCGGTGATTGGTCACGAGATCGGTCACGTAAAGAATCAGGATACTAAAGATGCTATAAAAGCTGCCTATATGAAAGCTGCAGCATTGGATGCCGCTTCATCTGCTTCAGGTGCGGTAGCCACACTAAATGACAGCCAGATAGGACAAATGGCTAATGCGTTTCTTGATGCTTCTCACAGCAAAAAGCAGGAATCAGAAGCCGATACGTACTCTTATGACTTTATGAAAGCTAATAACTATAATGTTGTGGGGGCCTATTCTGCATTTAAAAAACTGGCACTTCTTTCAGAAGGAAGCACACAGAGCGGTTTTGAGAAAATGTTTAATTCTCACCCAGATAGTGAAAAAAGAGCCCAGGCGATCAAGAAAAGAGCAGAAAAAGACGGGTTGTGGAAAGATCCGGGAACTGTATCCATTCCTAAAACAAAACTGACTAAATAA
- a CDS encoding T9SS type A sorting domain-containing protein translates to MKTKLLFLIFLVVALGTRAQVVHIPDANFKAKLLTSSPTNSIAKNLSGNYFSIDANHDGEIQVSEALQVGEIEIIDPYTDIPIHDYDGILSFTNLKSIKIDYWNVPSNSFTISGLNSLQNLDVEFENYDPGNLILSDCMLLKNVRIYGITLTALNNTPVIENLSVNGFSMPSSTMNSIEGLSNLKHLELIDFIDLISGLTLDLSGHDNLLSLSIINTSLANVDVSGCELLHTITLNSADPLQFNYNPTININSSNCPNLVNYFVGQGSPISAHIISDNCPGLIHFISNYGEVSLSLNSCVNLETIDVRNLISLSVHNDIKLNTIKALRFRDTALDLSDSGLQSLKHLEISYVSPFFPSTNDPGNLTSLNLQGIASLEELRCANHQISNLNIQGCTNLLTLDCSRNKLTSLDLRGQTDFQELYCGNNLLTSLLIKNGKNEITDFSDNPNLQYICCDDSQVANVQSLVDEYAYTNCVINTNCDAVLANDENVSRAANDDAVRIYPIPVKREMVIEAFSTIHSIELYDAQGRIIQKQINNSKNVKMNIESNPSGVYYLKINTEKGSWIKKILKN, encoded by the coding sequence ATGAAAACAAAATTATTATTTCTTATTTTCCTGGTGGTTGCACTAGGAACCAGAGCTCAGGTTGTACATATTCCTGATGCCAATTTTAAAGCAAAGTTATTAACTTCTTCTCCGACTAACTCAATTGCTAAGAATCTGTCCGGAAATTATTTTTCCATAGATGCTAACCATGATGGAGAAATCCAGGTAAGTGAGGCACTGCAGGTAGGAGAGATAGAGATTATTGATCCGTATACAGATATTCCCATTCATGACTATGACGGAATTTTATCATTTACTAACCTCAAGAGTATAAAAATAGATTATTGGAACGTACCCAGTAATTCTTTTACCATTTCGGGTCTCAATTCTTTACAAAACTTGGATGTTGAATTCGAAAATTATGACCCTGGAAACCTCATTCTGAGCGACTGTATGCTGCTGAAAAATGTGAGAATTTATGGGATTACTCTCACTGCACTCAATAATACTCCGGTTATTGAAAATCTATCGGTCAACGGTTTCTCCATGCCTTCATCGACCATGAACTCTATTGAAGGTCTAAGTAATTTGAAGCACTTGGAACTAATAGATTTTATAGATTTAATATCAGGTTTAACATTAGATTTGAGCGGTCATGATAATTTATTGAGCTTGTCAATTATAAATACCAGTTTAGCGAATGTTGATGTCTCCGGATGTGAATTGCTGCATACGATAACGTTAAATTCGGCAGATCCATTACAGTTTAATTATAATCCTACTATAAACATTAATTCCAGTAACTGTCCTAATTTAGTAAACTATTTTGTGGGACAGGGCTCACCTATTTCTGCTCATATTATTTCAGATAATTGCCCGGGACTGATTCATTTTATTTCTAATTATGGAGAAGTGTCATTATCACTAAATAGCTGTGTAAATTTAGAAACAATAGATGTTCGGAATCTGATTAGTCTTTCAGTACATAACGATATAAAACTGAATACAATTAAGGCCCTTCGGTTTCGGGATACTGCTTTAGACTTATCAGACAGTGGTTTACAAAGCCTAAAACATCTTGAAATTAGTTATGTTTCACCTTTTTTTCCAAGTACCAATGATCCGGGTAATCTAACATCTCTAAATTTACAGGGAATTGCAAGTTTAGAAGAATTACGCTGTGCTAATCATCAGATATCCAATCTAAATATTCAAGGCTGTACAAATTTACTTACCCTGGATTGCAGCAGAAATAAACTTACCAGTCTGGATTTAAGAGGGCAGACCGATTTTCAGGAATTATATTGTGGCAATAATTTACTTACTTCATTGTTGATAAAAAATGGGAAGAATGAAATAACAGATTTTTCCGATAATCCCAACCTGCAGTATATATGCTGTGATGACAGTCAGGTAGCAAATGTACAATCTCTTGTTGATGAATATGCTTATACCAATTGTGTAATCAACACGAATTGTGATGCCGTTTTAGCTAATGATGAAAATGTATCCAGAGCAGCGAATGATGATGCTGTCAGAATATATCCAATTCCTGTAAAAAGAGAAATGGTAATAGAAGCTTTTTCTACTATTCATTCAATAGAACTATATGATGCACAGGGAAGAATTATTCAGAAACAAATCAATAATTCTAAAAATGTAAAGATGAATATTGAAAGTAACCCTTCTGGAGTGTACTATTTAAAAATCAATACAGAAAAAGGAAGTTGGATTAAAAAGATTCTTAAAAACTAA
- a CDS encoding ABC-F family ATP-binding cassette domain-containing protein: MLTVSNLSLQFGKRVLFDEVNIMFTKGNCYGIIGANGAGKSTFLKILTGKQDPTTGHVSLEPGKRMSVLEQDHFAYDQYTVLEAVLRGNKKLFEIKEEMDALYAKEDFSDEDGIKAGELGVVYDEMGGWTAESDAQTMLSNVGIKDDMHWQMMSELENKDKVKVLLAQALFGNPDVLILDEPTNDLDIDTISWLEDFLADYENTVIVVSHDRHFLDTVCTHIGDLDYAKLNLYTGNYSFWYQASQLATRQRAQANKKAEEKKKELQDFIARFSSNVAKAKQATARKKMIDKLNIDDIKPSSRRYPAIIFEMEREAGDQILDVKGLEKTKDGELLFSNIDLNLKKGDKVAVLSKNSLAITEFFEILAGNVEADKGAVAWGVTTNQSHMPLDNTNFFQEDLSLVDWLRQFTKNDEERHEEFVRGFLGRMLFSGDEALKSCKVLSGGEKMRCMFSRMMLQKANILLLDEPTNHLDLESITTLNNSLSNFKGNILLASHDHEMLQTVCNRIIELTPSGIIDREMTYDEYLSDKKVKELREKMYS, encoded by the coding sequence ATGTTAACAGTATCTAACTTATCTTTACAATTCGGGAAAAGAGTTCTTTTTGACGAGGTAAATATTATGTTTACCAAAGGAAACTGCTACGGGATTATCGGAGCAAACGGAGCAGGAAAGTCTACATTCCTTAAAATATTAACAGGAAAGCAGGATCCTACAACAGGACATGTATCTCTGGAACCAGGGAAAAGAATGTCTGTACTTGAGCAGGATCACTTTGCTTATGATCAATATACTGTTCTTGAGGCTGTTTTGAGAGGAAATAAGAAATTATTTGAGATAAAAGAAGAGATGGACGCTTTGTATGCTAAAGAAGACTTCTCTGATGAAGACGGTATCAAAGCTGGGGAATTAGGTGTAGTCTATGATGAAATGGGCGGATGGACGGCTGAATCTGATGCACAGACCATGCTTTCCAATGTGGGAATCAAAGATGATATGCACTGGCAGATGATGAGCGAACTTGAAAATAAAGACAAAGTAAAAGTTCTTTTGGCACAAGCCCTTTTCGGAAACCCTGATGTACTGATCCTGGATGAGCCTACGAATGACTTGGATATCGATACGATTTCATGGTTAGAAGATTTCCTTGCTGACTATGAAAACACAGTAATTGTAGTATCTCACGACCGTCACTTCTTAGATACGGTTTGTACGCACATTGGTGACTTAGATTATGCTAAGCTTAACCTTTATACGGGTAACTACTCTTTCTGGTATCAGGCTTCTCAATTAGCAACAAGACAAAGAGCTCAGGCTAACAAAAAAGCGGAAGAAAAGAAAAAAGAACTTCAGGATTTCATTGCCAGATTCAGTTCCAACGTTGCAAAAGCAAAACAGGCTACTGCAAGAAAGAAAATGATTGACAAGCTGAACATTGATGATATTAAACCTTCTTCAAGAAGATATCCTGCTATTATTTTCGAGATGGAAAGAGAAGCAGGAGATCAGATCTTAGATGTAAAAGGTCTTGAAAAAACAAAAGACGGAGAGCTTCTGTTCTCTAATATTGACCTGAACCTTAAAAAAGGAGATAAGGTTGCTGTTCTTTCTAAAAACTCATTAGCAATCACCGAGTTTTTCGAAATTCTGGCTGGAAACGTTGAAGCTGATAAAGGAGCTGTAGCATGGGGAGTAACAACTAATCAGTCTCACATGCCTTTGGACAATACTAATTTCTTCCAGGAAGACCTTAGTTTAGTTGACTGGTTAAGACAATTCACCAAAAACGATGAAGAGCGTCACGAGGAATTTGTAAGAGGTTTCTTAGGAAGAATGCTTTTCTCCGGTGATGAGGCTCTGAAATCATGTAAAGTTCTTTCCGGAGGTGAAAAAATGAGATGTATGTTCAGTAGAATGATGCTTCAGAAAGCGAACATCCTTCTTCTTGATGAACCTACCAACCACTTAGACCTTGAAAGTATTACAACGTTGAACAACTCTTTGTCTAACTTTAAAGGAAACATTCTTCTAGCGTCTCATGACCACGAAATGCTTCAGACAGTCTGTAACAGAATCATTGAACTGACTCCTTCAGGAATCATCGACAGAGAAATGACTTACGACGAATATCTTTCAGACAAGAAAGTAAAAGAATTAAGAGAAAAAATGTATTCTTAA
- the smpB gene encoding SsrA-binding protein SmpB — protein MKIEKTVNILNRRARFEYEILEEFEAGMVLTGTEIKSLRSSKASITESFCQFIDGELYIINMMIDEYKLGTFYNHKTKRERKLLLHKKELLKLEKKLKDAGNTIIPLKLYITDKGKAKVLIALGRGKKLFDKREAIKDRENKRNLDRILKKS, from the coding sequence ATGAAGATTGAAAAAACAGTCAATATATTAAATAGAAGAGCCCGCTTTGAATATGAAATTCTTGAAGAATTTGAAGCAGGCATGGTTTTGACGGGTACCGAAATAAAATCTTTACGTTCTTCCAAAGCATCTATCACAGAATCCTTCTGTCAGTTTATTGATGGGGAATTGTACATCATCAACATGATGATTGATGAGTATAAATTGGGCACTTTTTACAATCATAAGACAAAAAGGGAACGGAAATTGCTGTTGCACAAAAAAGAATTACTTAAGCTTGAAAAAAAGTTAAAGGATGCCGGGAACACAATTATACCTTTGAAATTATATATCACAGATAAAGGGAAAGCAAAGGTGCTGATAGCGCTTGGCAGAGGGAAAAAACTCTTTGATAAAAGGGAAGCGATAAAAGATAGAGAAAATAAACGAAACCTGGACAGAATATTAAAGAAAAGTTAA